One Anthonomus grandis grandis chromosome 15, icAntGran1.3, whole genome shotgun sequence DNA segment encodes these proteins:
- the LOC126744927 gene encoding uncharacterized protein LOC126744927 — MPRHNLFSNAEMRDMLCVYAQANFNGREAYRRYSELYPNRRQPDFKIFKNLYDRLAETGTFRPKRNSAGRPKVITPEQEEEILVRVAENLEISARHAAAATGVGKSSICKIFHEEDLYPYHFTPVQNLLENDFAPRIEFARFCRAQINADPMFLNKILFTDEATFTRRGIFNFRNKHTWALQNPHSVHEHHFQHEFKINVWCDIIDNHLLGPFELPPNLNGELYLEFLETHLPDFLDDIPLDIRQHMYFMQDGVPAHFSRAVREYLNNRFPNRWIGRRSQRPWPARSPDFNPLDFCVWGYMKSLVYKEIVNSREELWQRILYAAQKLRNEQLFF; from the coding sequence ATGCCGAGGCACaatcttttttcaaatgccGAAATGAGGGATATGTTGTGTGTATATGCGCAGGCAAATTTTAATGGACGCGAAGCCTATAGACGATATTCAGAACTCTATCCAAATCGAAGACAACCTGATTTCAAGATCTTCAAAAATCTTTACGATCGATTAGCAGAAACAGGTACATTTCGTCCTAAACGGAATTCCGCAGGGCGCCCGAAGGTTATAACTccagaacaagaagaagaaattctGGTTCGCGTGGCTGAAAATCTGGAAATAAGTGCAAGACATGCTGCTGCGGCAACTGGAGTAGGTAAGTCAtccatttgtaaaatatttcacgaAGAGGATCTTTATCCGTATCATTTCACTCCTgtgcaaaatttattagaaaatgattttgcGCCCAGGATAGAATTTGCCCGTTTTTGCCGTGCCCAAATAAATGCCGACCCCATGTTTCTGAATAAGATACTATTTACTGATGAAGCAACGTTTACACGTAGaggcattttcaattttagaaataaacacaCATGGGCATTACAAAATCCACATTCAGTACACGAACATCATTTCCAAcatgaattcaaaattaatgtatggtgtgATATAATCGATAATCATTTATTGGGCCCTTTCGAACTACCGCCCAATTTAAACGGGGAACTCTACCTTGAGTTCCTAGAAACACATTTACCAGATTTTCTTGATGATATTCCGCTGGACATAAGGCAACATATGTATTTCATGCAAGACGGAGTGCCAGCACACTTCTCTAGAGCTGTCAGAGAGTACCTGAACAACCGTTTTCCTAATCGCTGGATAGGTCGTAGGAGCCAGAGGCCATGGCCGGCGCGAAGTCCCGATTTTAACCCGCTGGATTTTTGTGTATGGGGCTATATGAAGTCGCTCGtttacaaagaaatagtgaattCCAGAGAAGAACTATGGCAGAGAATTTTATATGCTGCACAAAAGCTACGAAacgaacaattatttttttaa